One part of the Solanum dulcamara chromosome 3, daSolDulc1.2, whole genome shotgun sequence genome encodes these proteins:
- the LOC129883512 gene encoding uncharacterized protein LOC129883512: MVTDEHNRNLKAIPTMEELRTVVFLMNPNSAAGPDGMNGAEVLSRLMNNLHQHPQYHGFLMAKKGPQINHLSFADDIIIFSSGRSHTLKLIMETLHTYEHASGQLINRDKSNFMVPSNAFNSTVRRIKKVTGFKQKNNPITYLGCPLYIGRQRIIYYSELIAKVVARIAGWQAKLISYGGRVTLIKHVIQALPIHLLSASSPPATTIKQIQSITANFFWGWKNERRKYHWSSWKNLSYPYDEGGIGVRLISDVAKSFQYKQWWIFRTKNSLWSEFLKAKYCQRSNPITKKWHTGQSLIWKHLMKNKHNVEPHIQWQIQSGSCLFWWDNWLGVGPLANFRSASSRQNNTKVSSFMINGQWNAELVSQKAPPQFVPSILASNINYQPHKLDQASWKPNNSGEFSCSFAWELIRDKKSKTRINSQTWHKHIPFKCSFLLWRALRGKLPTNEKLTSFGEAPAQCYCCNIPGLDTIDHVFVSGNFARKIWSLFSDSLGINKEYTPLRGLMMKWWSTKYKNDVHKLILQATPIFICWNLWKNRCAIKYGGKKSNITRVIYSVLKDNLNLLNTTYPYINWPNNWKELVLLVDKCTHEVTVKTVY, encoded by the exons ATGGTCACTGATGAGCATAACAGAAACCTGAAAGCTATCCCTACAATGGAGGAGTTGAGAACTGTAGTGTTTTTAATGAATCCCAATTCAGCTGCTGGacctgatggaatgaatg gtgctgaagtcctcTCCAGGCTCATGaacaatcttcatcaacacCCCCAATATCATGGTTTCCTGATGGCTAAAAAGGGCCCTCAAATTAATCATCtcagttttgcagatgacatcATCATATTCTCATCTGGAAGATCTCATACCTTGAAGCTTATCATGGAGACACTACATACCTATGAGCATGCTTCAGGCCAATTGATCAATAGAGACAAGAGTAACTTCATGGTACCCTCAAATGCCTTCAACTCTACTGTTAGAAGAATCAAGAAAGTTACAGGCTTCAAGCAAAAGAACAACCCTATCACATATCTGGGGTGTCCTCTCTACATTGGTAGACAGAGGATCATCTATTATTCTGAGCTTATAGCTAAAGTTGTGGCTAGGATAGCTGGATGGCAGGCAAAGTTAATTAGTTATGGAGGAAGAGTTACTTTGATTAAGCATGTCATCCAAGCACTTCCTATTCACTTATTATCTGCTAGTTCCCCTCCTGCAACCactatcaagcaaattcaaaGCATCACAGCCAATttcttctgggggtggaagaatGAAAGGAGGAAATATCATTGGTCTTCTTGGAAGAATCTGAGTTATCCCTATGATGAGGGTGGTATTGGAGTGAGACTAATATCAGATGTTGCCAAGTCTttccaatacaaacaatggtggatatTCAGAACTAAGAATTCCTTATGGAGTGAGTTCCTCAAAGCTAAGTACTGTCAGAGGTCAAATCCTATAACCAAAAAATGGCATACAGGACAGTCTCTGatatggaagcacctcatgaagaACAAGCACAATGTTGAGCCTCATATCCAATGGCAGATACAGTCTGGttcttgccttttttggtgggataattggttGGGAGTTGGCCCCTTAGCTAATTTCAGGTCTGCCAGTAGTAGACAGAACAATACTAAGGTGtcttctttcatgattaatgGTCAATGGAATGCAGAACTGGTCTCTCAGAAAGCACCTCCTCAGTTTGTACCTAGCATCCTGGCAAGTAACATCAACTATCAGCCCCACAAACTTGATCAGGCCTCTTGGAAGCCTAATAACAGTGGGGAATTTAGTTGTTCTTTTGCCTGGGAACTTATCAGGGACAAAAAAAGCAAGACAAGGATCAACTCTCAAACATGGCACAAGCACATACCTTTTAAATGTTCATTTCTACTCTGGAGAGCACTTAGAGGGAAACTCCCTACTAATGAAAAACTCACCAGCTTTGGAGAAGCACCAGCCCAATGTTACTGCTGCAACATACCTGGCTTGGATACCATTGACCATGTCTTTGTCTCTGGAAATTTTGCTAGGAAAATTTGGAGTCTTTTTTCTGATTCTCTGGGTATTAACAAGGAATATACCCCCCTTAGAGGTCTGATGATGAAGTGGTGGTCCACTAAATACAAAAATGATGTCCATAAGCTCATCCTACAAGCAACTCCAATATTCATATGCTGGAATCTATGGAAAAATAGGTGTGCTATcaaatatggtgggaagaaATCCAACATTACAAGAGTGATATATTCAGTACTTAAAGATAACCTCAATCTGCTGAATACCACATACCCCTACATCAACTGGCCAAACAactggaaggaactggtccttctAGTGGATAAATGTACTCATGAAGTCACTGTTAAGACTGTTTATTAG
- the LOC129883513 gene encoding uncharacterized protein LOC129883513: protein MERLKSLKSIHQIPIIAILEPFSDSIQIQYFRNQLNMDHAISNPNGKIWLFWTKDVDCRILENEEQLITCEFNHVMNPNQFIVTFVYAKCKDHLRRPLWDSMLQQLATSLLWCTLGDFNVITDPQEKLGGVTYNMKKSLEFISIIEACGLQDLGFCGQRYTWSNQRDHCPLLLEMTDQNHQHTKYFKFLNCWTEQPSFLDTVSNCWNRTMEGNTMWCFHQKMKRLAATLSTWSRLQFGDIYAKVKEYEDKTRHAEEELISSNSEENRTKLHAINAEYIKYLKLEESMLKQKTQLHWFKEGDVNSKYFHALIRGRRRKLYIHKIQNEDDNWVQGEENIAKAACDHFQAIFTGEETQIQEHTL, encoded by the exons atggaaaGACTTAAATCTCTTAAGAGTATCCATCAAATTCCCATTATTGCCATCCTAGAGCCTTTTTCTGATAGCATTCAGATTCAGTACTtcagaaatcaactcaacatggaCCATGCTATTAGtaatccaaatggtaagatttggcttTTTTGGACCAAGGATGTAGACTGCAGGATATTGGAAAATGAGGAGCAGTTGATTACTTGTGAATTTAATCATGTAATGAATCCAAATCAGTTCATagttacctttgtatatgcaaaatgcaaagatcatctcagaagacctcTGTGGGATAGCATGCTACAACAGTTAGCCACCTCCCTTCTATGGTGCACATTaggtgatttcaatgttatcACAGACCCTCAAGAAAAGTTGGGAGGTGTCActtacaatatgaaaaagagcctTGAGTTCATCAGCATCATAGAAGCCTGTGGACTACAAGATCTTGGGTTTTGTGGTCAGAGatacacttggtctaatcaAAGGG ATCACTGCCCCTTACTGCTAGAGATGACTGATCAAAACCACCAACAcaccaaatatttcaaattccttaACTGCTGGACAGAACAGCCATCTTTCTTGGATACTGTTAGTAATTGTTGGAACAGGACCATGGAGGGTAATACAATGTGGTGTTtccatcagaaaatgaagaggtTGGCAGCCACTCTTAGTACTTGGTCCAGATTGCAATTTGGTGATATATATGccaaagttaaagaatatgaagacaAGACTAGACATGCAGAGGAAGAGCTGATCTCTAGTAATTCTGAAGAGAATAGAACAAAGCTCCATGCCATCAATGCAGAGTATATAAAATACCTGAAACTGGAGGAATCCATGCTAAAGCAAAAAACTCAgttgcattggttcaaagagGGTGATGTGAATTCCAAGTATTTTCATGCCTTGATAAGAGGAAGGAGGAGGAAATTATACATCCATAAGATCCAGAATGAGGATGATAATTGGGTACAAGGTGAAGAAAACATAGCCAAAGCTGCATGTGATCACTTCCAAGCTATTTTCACTGGTGAGGAAACACAAATTCAGGAGCATACCCTCTAA